A section of the Chlorocebus sabaeus isolate Y175 chromosome 17, mChlSab1.0.hap1, whole genome shotgun sequence genome encodes:
- the TJAP1 gene encoding tight junction-associated protein 1 isoform X1, whose translation MTSAAPAPAKKPYRKAPPEHRELRLEIPGSRLEQEEPLTDAERMKLLQQENEELRRRLASATRRTEALERELEIGQDCLELELGQSREELDKFKDKFRRLQNSYTASQRTNQELEDKLHTLIKKAEMDRKTLDWEIVELTNKLLDAKNTINKLEELNERYRLDCNLAVQLLKCNKSHFRNHKFADLPCELQDMVRKHLHSGQEAASPGPAPSLAPGAVVPTSVIARVLEKPESLLLNSAQSGSAGRPLAEDVFVHVDMSEGVPGDPASPPAPGSPTPQPNGECHSLGTARGSPEEELPLPAFEKLSPYPTPSPPHPLYPGRRVIEFSEDKVRIPRNSPLPNCTYATRQAISLSLVEEGSERARPSPVPSTPASAQASPHHQPSPVPPTLSAPASSASSEEDLLASWQRAFVDRTPPPATVAQRTAFGRDALPELQRHFAHSPADRDEVVQAPSPRSEESELLLPIEPDSGFPREEEEELNLPISPEEERQSLLPINSGTEEGSGTSHTEGRAWPLPSSSRPQRSPKRMGVHHLHRKDSLTQAQEQGNLLN comes from the exons ATGACCAGTGCCGCCCCCGCCCCTGCTAAGAAACCCTACCGTAAGGCACCGCCAGAGCATCGGGAGCTGCGATTGGAAATTCCTGGATCCCGGCTTGAGCAGGAG GAACCCCTGACTGACGCAGAAAGGATGAA GCTCTTGCAGCAGGAGAATGAAGAGCTTCGCCGGCGCCTGGCCTCCGCCACCAGACGCACTGAGGCCCTGGAACGTGAGCTGGAAATCGGGCAGGACtgcctggagctggagctgggccAGAGCCGCGAGGAGCTGGACAAATTTAAGGATAAGTTCCGCAG GCTGCAGAACAGCTACACAGCTTCCCAGCGGACCAACCAGGAGTTGGAGGACAAGCTGCACACACTG ATCAAGAAGGCTGAGATGGATAGGAAGACGCTGGACTGGGAGATTGTGGAGCTGACCAACAAGCTGCTGGATGCCAAGAACACCATTAACAAGCTGGAAGAGCTCAAC GAGCGGTACCGACTGGACTGCAACCTGGCTGTGCAGCTCCTCAAGTGCAACAAGTCCCACTTCCGAAACCACAAGTTTGCTGAT CTGCCCTGTGAGCTACAGGACATGGTTCGGAAACATCTGCACAGTGGTCAAGAGGCTGCCAGCCCAGGTCCTGCTCCCAGCCTAGCCCCAGGGGCTGTAGTGCCTACCTCGGTCATTGCCCGAGTGTTAGAGAAGCCGGAGTCTCTACTGCTCAATTCAGCCCAGTCAGGCAGCGCCGGGCGCCCCTTGGCTGAGGATGTCTTTGTGCATGTGGACATGAGCGAGGGTGTCCCAGGTGATCCAGCCAGTCCCCCGGCCCCTGGCAGCCCCACCCCGCAACCCAATGGGGAGTGCCACTCTCTGGGTACTGCCAGGGGCTCCCCGGAGGAAGAGCTGCCCCTGCCAGCCTTTGAGAAGCTGAGCCCCTAcccaaccccatctccaccacacCCACTGTATCCTGGCCGCAGGGTAATAGAGTTCTCTGAGGATAAGGTTCGGATCCCCCGCAACAGCCCCCTGCCCAACTGCACTTACGCTACCCGCCAGGCCATTTCACTGAGCCTGGTGGAGGAGGGGAGTGAGCGGGCCCGCCCCAGCCCAGTGCCCAGtacccctgcctcagcccaggCCTCACCCCACCACCAGCCCAGCCCAGTGCCCCCAACACTCAGTGCCCCAGCTAgctctgccagctctgaagaggaCCTGCTGGCCAGCTGGCAGCGGGCATTTGTGGACCGTACTCCGCCACCTGCCACTGTGGCCCAGCGCACAGCCTTTGGACGCGACGCCCTCCCTGAGCTGCAGCGCCATTTTGCCCATAGTCCCGCTGACAGAGATGAGGTGGTCCAGGCACCTTCTCCCCGATCGGAAGAGAGTGAACTTTTGCTACCCATAGAACCTGACTCTGGCTTTcccagggaagaggaagaagagctgAACCTGCCCATCAGCCCTGAGGAAGAGCGCCAGAGCCTGCTGCCCATTAACAGTGGCACAGAGGAGGGGTCAGGCACTTCCCACACTGAGGGCAGGGCCTGGCCACTCCCCAGCTCCAGCCGCCCCCAGCGCAGCCCCAAGAGGATGGGGGTTCACCACCTGCACCGCAAGGACAGCCTCACCCAGGCCCAGGAGCAGGGCAACCTGCTCAACTAG
- the TJAP1 gene encoding tight junction-associated protein 1 isoform X2, producing the protein MKLLQQENEELRRRLASATRRTEALERELEIGQDCLELELGQSREELDKFKDKFRRLQNSYTASQRTNQELEDKLHTLIKKAEMDRKTLDWEIVELTNKLLDAKNTINKLEELNERYRLDCNLAVQLLKCNKSHFRNHKFADLPCELQDMVRKHLHSGQEAASPGPAPSLAPGAVVPTSVIARVLEKPESLLLNSAQSGSAGRPLAEDVFVHVDMSEGVPGDPASPPAPGSPTPQPNGECHSLGTARGSPEEELPLPAFEKLSPYPTPSPPHPLYPGRRVIEFSEDKVRIPRNSPLPNCTYATRQAISLSLVEEGSERARPSPVPSTPASAQASPHHQPSPVPPTLSAPASSASSEEDLLASWQRAFVDRTPPPATVAQRTAFGRDALPELQRHFAHSPADRDEVVQAPSPRSEESELLLPIEPDSGFPREEEEELNLPISPEEERQSLLPINSGTEEGSGTSHTEGRAWPLPSSSRPQRSPKRMGVHHLHRKDSLTQAQEQGNLLN; encoded by the exons ATGAA GCTCTTGCAGCAGGAGAATGAAGAGCTTCGCCGGCGCCTGGCCTCCGCCACCAGACGCACTGAGGCCCTGGAACGTGAGCTGGAAATCGGGCAGGACtgcctggagctggagctgggccAGAGCCGCGAGGAGCTGGACAAATTTAAGGATAAGTTCCGCAG GCTGCAGAACAGCTACACAGCTTCCCAGCGGACCAACCAGGAGTTGGAGGACAAGCTGCACACACTG ATCAAGAAGGCTGAGATGGATAGGAAGACGCTGGACTGGGAGATTGTGGAGCTGACCAACAAGCTGCTGGATGCCAAGAACACCATTAACAAGCTGGAAGAGCTCAAC GAGCGGTACCGACTGGACTGCAACCTGGCTGTGCAGCTCCTCAAGTGCAACAAGTCCCACTTCCGAAACCACAAGTTTGCTGAT CTGCCCTGTGAGCTACAGGACATGGTTCGGAAACATCTGCACAGTGGTCAAGAGGCTGCCAGCCCAGGTCCTGCTCCCAGCCTAGCCCCAGGGGCTGTAGTGCCTACCTCGGTCATTGCCCGAGTGTTAGAGAAGCCGGAGTCTCTACTGCTCAATTCAGCCCAGTCAGGCAGCGCCGGGCGCCCCTTGGCTGAGGATGTCTTTGTGCATGTGGACATGAGCGAGGGTGTCCCAGGTGATCCAGCCAGTCCCCCGGCCCCTGGCAGCCCCACCCCGCAACCCAATGGGGAGTGCCACTCTCTGGGTACTGCCAGGGGCTCCCCGGAGGAAGAGCTGCCCCTGCCAGCCTTTGAGAAGCTGAGCCCCTAcccaaccccatctccaccacacCCACTGTATCCTGGCCGCAGGGTAATAGAGTTCTCTGAGGATAAGGTTCGGATCCCCCGCAACAGCCCCCTGCCCAACTGCACTTACGCTACCCGCCAGGCCATTTCACTGAGCCTGGTGGAGGAGGGGAGTGAGCGGGCCCGCCCCAGCCCAGTGCCCAGtacccctgcctcagcccaggCCTCACCCCACCACCAGCCCAGCCCAGTGCCCCCAACACTCAGTGCCCCAGCTAgctctgccagctctgaagaggaCCTGCTGGCCAGCTGGCAGCGGGCATTTGTGGACCGTACTCCGCCACCTGCCACTGTGGCCCAGCGCACAGCCTTTGGACGCGACGCCCTCCCTGAGCTGCAGCGCCATTTTGCCCATAGTCCCGCTGACAGAGATGAGGTGGTCCAGGCACCTTCTCCCCGATCGGAAGAGAGTGAACTTTTGCTACCCATAGAACCTGACTCTGGCTTTcccagggaagaggaagaagagctgAACCTGCCCATCAGCCCTGAGGAAGAGCGCCAGAGCCTGCTGCCCATTAACAGTGGCACAGAGGAGGGGTCAGGCACTTCCCACACTGAGGGCAGGGCCTGGCCACTCCCCAGCTCCAGCCGCCCCCAGCGCAGCCCCAAGAGGATGGGGGTTCACCACCTGCACCGCAAGGACAGCCTCACCCAGGCCCAGGAGCAGGGCAACCTGCTCAACTAG